The sequence below is a genomic window from Gossypium hirsutum isolate 1008001.06 chromosome A11, Gossypium_hirsutum_v2.1, whole genome shotgun sequence.
ACTGAATATTCTGTGAAGTTAATTTTGAGCTCAGCTGATTGTGGTGGTGCCATTGGCCACGGTTAGCATCTGCACTATGTTCATTTTATCAAATGGCATTGTTGGTGGTACAAAGGTACGCAGTCTGGATGCCTATTTCCTTCCTCCACGAAACTATGGCTTGGTAACAGATTCAAATTGTGGAAGATACGGGGTAAAGCCACCTATGCAACTATGAACAACCTTCACAAAACTAAATACCCAGAGGGCAAAAGTAATCAATCAACCCCAAAAGGTTGAACGACGATAATCAGAAAATCGACTAATGGCATTCACTGTGAGATGGCCTGAATGTAGAGATTAAGGAAGAAGGGCAGGGCAGGCCAGCATAGGCAAAAGCAGGTGTGAAAACGGAGTCTCGTTACTAGCTTGGTATTTCATCTGGAGAAGGCAGCTGTGAGGTCTGGCAGAGTGCCTGTGTAGGATAGCTATTGTATGACCGGGGGCCTATATGCGCTTCTCTTCTGCCTGTGGCTCCGGGTGTGCGATTCTGTGGACCCGGGATTTCAACTTTAAATTTGTTGGGTACAGACATTGGCCGCATATTGGTTGTGAAGCCAACCTAGActggctcttttttttttttttcctaaaaaaaaagtcgaaacaactttggtttgtattattattttctgCTAAAGTCAGCTCTTAAAATACCTtgtatctaattaaattcctattttctataatttttagtactttttatacaaaataagagcttaattaaacagaaatatacttatttttggggatgaaaaagGTGTGCCAAATCTATTTagccaaataatttattttggagAAGCAAGAGGCTGTAAGCTGATGTCTGTTTCCTTTTTTAACTTCCTAGTTAAATGCTATTTTTTTTCATTGTGCTAAAACAGATCCTCAGTTGATGTCTAGGGAAACCAGCCGAGGCCTTGCCCAACTCAAACCCACTTTTGGGATTTGGTTAAAAAAGAAGATATTTTCAAGAAGATTAGGAggggtaaaaaaaaaaaggaagctcGCACATTCTTATTCGTTTAGAGAGATGTTACGTTTTGAACATATTTTCAATGCAGATTTATGGTAAATCCAAACACTGGGTTACGTGTAGTAGGTTTGGTAAAAAATTCCTTTTCCATAGGAGATTCTAAGGAATCATTCCCAGAATCATCCCCCTATTTTTGTTTCCTTGACAGCCCATTCATTATCTGTGACAGCCCCATGAAGACAAAGTGGGAACCTAGGACCCATCTCATGTATTCCACTCTGATTGGTGCAAAACCTCACTAGCTTGTATCTCTAGGTTTTCCTTTACCCATCTTCCCCATATGTATTTAcctgtattaatattataatgtaaaagTCGAATCGACCATAAAGCATCGCCATTGGCCCTTGGACTAAGGGTGTTTGGCATGAATGACTACAATACAGTGACCGAATATGCTTGGGATTTCTCTCACATCAAACGACTCTTTTATACCTTTTCTAATCTTCACTTCATCACGCCAAGCATATGCTCTTTCATATTCTATGCTCTTTTGCTATTAAACCCAATTCATCTACCGTTCCTTCTCCTTCATTACCCTTCTCttatattcttttcttttaaaaaaaaaattattctttttacAATTCCAGTTTTCACTTCCATTATATTTTTGGGTGGGTGTCTAGTATGAAGTTTGGGAAGAGATTAAAGCAGCAAATTGAGGAAAGTTTGCCAGCGTGGCGGGACAAGTTCCTGTCTTACAAAGAGTTGAAAAAGCTTGTTCGACTGATCTCTTCGGCGGAGTCATGTGTGGAGTATGGAAAGGCAGATGTAGAAGCTGAATTTGTGCATTTGTTGAACAATGAGATCGATAAGTTTAATGTTTTTTTCATGGAACAAGAGGAAGACTTTATCATCCGCCATAAGGTAAGTTTATTTACTGGAAAGCTTAATACGACTGTTTTATATCATAGACCAACACAAACAAAGATGATCATTTAATACCAATTGCTTTGGTTTGGATATAGTATACCATTGTTTGTTGGTTGAGTCAACTCAAATGACTCATCAAACCATCCAGGGCCAACTCAGAATAAAGTTAGGAAATTAATATAAAGATTGTTCATACTCTTGGGGTGTTTCTTTACATTTACTAGATAGCTTCATGTAAGTGTGCACcccaatagaaaaataaatttctatataCCATTATTCTTTTTTAGAAATATTAGCAATTGAATCTCAATATCTGCAATCTGTTGTAGAAAATCCCACAATTGCTTCCTTTGTAAAAGAAAAGATTAGTTAAATGATATAGAAGTTTGAAGAAGGAATGTATAAATTCAGGAATTGCAACAGAGGATTAAGAGAGTTATAGAAACATGGGGTCCCAATGGAACTAAGCCTTCAGAAGCAGAATATAAAGACGAAATGGCGAAAATTAGAAAAGATATTGTCAATTTCCATGGTGAAATGGTCCTCTTAGTGAATTACAGCAATATCAATTACACAGGTAGTCAGTGTACTGTGTCAATCTTTCATtcaatatatatttctttaatatGTTATGATTAATATACCAGACAATGTTTTGAGTTGTGTAGGTTTGGCTAAGATACTGAAGAAATATGACAAGCGTACTGGTGGGTTATTGCGTTTGCCCTTTATACAGAAAGTGCTGCAGCAACCATTTTTCATAACCGATCTTGTATCGAAGCTCGTCAAGGAATGTGAAAACACCATTGATGAAGTGTTCCCTGTAGAACAAGAAGACGAAGAAGAAATCGTAAAGGAACAGAGAGAAGCTATAACAGTAGCAGGAAAAGGGATTTTCAGGAACACAGTGGCAGCTCTATTGAGCATGCAAGAAATTAGAAGAGGCAGTTCTACTTACGGCCATTTTTCTCTGCCTCCTATGGATTTGCCAGACTCTGATCTCATACACTCCTTCCAACTCAACTCCCCGATCCCCATTGTCTGATCACACAACTTAAATGAAATTTACGTGTAGTTTCAGTATCATTGTGTTTATTACGGTTGTGAACACCCAAAAAAATCGTAACATCCTGTTATGATTGCTATTGAAATCCTAAAGTTAGCATGGGTTTTTAGAACATAGTAATCCTCATACCATTATTGttctaagctttttttttttttttaggatacAATTCTGCATCTTGCATGCTGTCGATTACTAATACATTTTTCTTTGGGTTGTATAAACAGATTGatatccttattttattttattagaattacagatttatatttatattttaaaaactgttcagcattaatataaaataagtgtGAGTGCAATTATAAGATGCATTGTATTCTAAAAAAAATGTATGCAAGTTTAGAATGTTAATAGAATTTTCCTGAATATTACCTTGATCCGAACAAAACTGCTCTCCAatgataaaaagaaagaaaatacttGTGACTATACCAACAAAAATAAAGAGTCAAACTAtagtaaaaacaaataaaatctaTAAATTATGAGACAAATGACTGTTTTCTTTAAAACTTTGATTATGAAATTCCTGAACACGTTTTACtcttatttaaagaaaaaaaaacaaacattaaAAAGTAAATAAGGGGCCAATGAAGCCTTAACTTTATTGGCTAAGGTAGATATCTTAAatttttgagtaattgaattcgAGTCTCGCTTTTAATAATTACGGTACGTGGGTTTTTAGTCCAACATGTGTATGCTAACTTTTCTTTTTCGATTATCATTcaggtttttttttattctttatgtGTTGTGTTTTGTACTGTTATACTTTGTTCTAAAATATTTATGATATACCAAAATATCTAGCCAAGGAATTCTATGATTAAAGACTTAAAAAGAGTCCAAGACCAAATGGCAGGCTGGTACTGGGCTAAGCCCTTAATTGAAAAAGAACCTTGAAAGCTTGTGAATCAAATAAGGAGCCGAATTGGAAACAGAAACAAAGTGTAACTACAAACCAAGGCCCGGCCTCAGTTGTTCTGATTCTGACACCTTTACATATCAATGAAACTAGTCAGACAAACCGAAGAAGTGTTTTATTAGAGGCGAGTTTACTAGACTTCTCATTGTCGGATTTTTACCTCCCATTTCAGCATACCAACATCCTCCCCTGGAAATGAGGTAATTTCCTGATTAAATTATACTAGAGAATGAGCTTTATTACTTTCTAGTTATCAA
It includes:
- the LOC107911893 gene encoding SPX domain-containing protein 3 → MKFGKRLKQQIEESLPAWRDKFLSYKELKKLVRLISSAESCVEYGKADVEAEFVHLLNNEIDKFNVFFMEQEEDFIIRHKELQQRIKRVIETWGPNGTKPSEAEYKDEMAKIRKDIVNFHGEMVLLVNYSNINYTGLAKILKKYDKRTGGLLRLPFIQKVLQQPFFITDLVSKLVKECENTIDEVFPVEQEDEEEIVKEQREAITVAGKGIFRNTVAALLSMQEIRRGSSTYGHFSLPPMDLPDSDLIHSFQLNSPIPIV